The following are encoded together in the uncultured Desulfobacter sp. genome:
- a CDS encoding BON domain-containing protein translates to MHYQSNTENRSRSPGAFVSDTVLMAKIKSKFMSDDMVDPEGIDLKVRHGVVYLDGWVADAYQRRIALDLVKSIDGVGRVVNRLRLTNPGTVFLKPDVKTPVF, encoded by the coding sequence GTGCACTACCAATCCAACACAGAAAATCGTTCCCGGTCTCCCGGCGCATTTGTCAGTGATACGGTGCTCATGGCCAAAATAAAATCAAAATTCATGTCCGACGACATGGTGGATCCTGAAGGCATTGACTTAAAAGTCCGCCATGGGGTTGTTTATCTTGATGGCTGGGTTGCCGATGCGTACCAGCGCCGCATAGCCCTGGATCTGGTTAAAAGTATTGACGGGGTGGGCCGGGTGGTCAACCGTCTTCGGCTCACCAACCCGGGTACGGTATTTCTCAAACCGGATGTCAAGACACCTGTTTTTTAG
- a CDS encoding TerB family tellurite resistance protein — protein sequence MSWLGKMIGGTIGLALGGPLGAVAGAAFGHAFVDKREDEYLRSIPGGKHTGLSSNEKAQLVFFTAAFSMLAKISKADGRISEEEIKVVERFMVNDLQLDEASRETAKNIFRNAVTSSQTFEDFARQFYSVFKYQANIIELMMDVLLRVSSADGNVSDAEEQMLLSASRIFRFSQSDYNRLHSRYVKKSDPYYAVLKCDENASNEEIKKKYRALVQEYHPDKIQAKGLPEEFVKFATDKFTEIQDAYEHIRKSRGF from the coding sequence ATGAGTTGGCTTGGAAAAATGATTGGTGGCACCATTGGGTTGGCCTTGGGTGGTCCTCTGGGCGCTGTGGCAGGCGCTGCATTTGGCCACGCATTTGTGGACAAAAGAGAGGATGAATATTTACGTTCCATTCCGGGCGGTAAGCATACGGGGCTGTCTTCAAACGAAAAGGCCCAGCTTGTTTTTTTTACTGCCGCTTTTTCCATGCTGGCGAAAATCAGCAAAGCTGACGGGCGGATCAGTGAGGAGGAGATCAAAGTTGTTGAACGTTTCATGGTCAATGATCTCCAACTTGATGAAGCAAGTCGTGAGACCGCTAAAAATATTTTTAGAAACGCCGTTACATCTTCCCAGACCTTTGAGGATTTTGCCCGGCAGTTTTATTCGGTATTCAAATACCAGGCCAATATCATCGAGTTGATGATGGATGTCCTGCTTAGAGTCTCTTCGGCTGACGGTAACGTCTCTGATGCCGAGGAGCAGATGCTGTTGTCCGCTTCACGGATTTTCAGGTTTTCCCAATCCGATTATAACCGGCTTCACAGCAGATATGTAAAGAAATCAGATCCCTATTATGCCGTACTTAAATGCGATGAAAACGCGAGCAATGAGGAAATAAAAAAGAAATACCGGGCTCTGGTCCAGGAGTACCATCCGGATAAAATTCAGGCCAAGGGACTGCCCGAAGAATTTGTCAAGTTTGCCACGGATAAATTTACAGAAATTCAGGACGCCTACGAGCACATCAGGAAAAGTCGGGGTTTTTAA
- a CDS encoding metalloregulator ArsR/SmtB family transcription factor yields MKFFIKVMKALSDPNRVKMTKMLQHKPMCVCEIQTALGIAQSTASKHLKILEDADLVTSFKDGLWVNYGVADGSASPFAANMIGNLKHWLEDEREIKELNKILPNIDRHDIVNKN; encoded by the coding sequence ATGAAATTTTTTATCAAAGTCATGAAAGCATTATCCGACCCCAACCGCGTAAAAATGACAAAAATGCTTCAACACAAGCCGATGTGCGTCTGTGAGATACAAACTGCCTTGGGAATCGCCCAATCTACTGCAAGCAAGCACTTAAAAATACTTGAAGATGCAGATCTCGTCACAAGTTTTAAGGATGGGTTGTGGGTAAACTACGGTGTGGCCGACGGCAGCGCTTCTCCATTTGCAGCTAACATGATCGGCAATCTAAAGCATTGGCTCGAGGATGAACGCGAGATTAAAGAATTGAACAAGATTTTACCCAATATTGACCGACACGATATTGTCAATAAAAATTAA
- a CDS encoding permease: MNSSTANIGSNPKTKSALILNLFMGAAGIIVWWLVYRQLPGLSKWLTYGLFKITPGSHLGASIEFFLYDTPKVMMLLFLVVFGVGIIRSFFTPEKTRSFLSGKSEFAGNVFAALLGIITPFCSCSAVPLFIGFVTAGVPLGVTFSFLIAAPMVNEIAVGLLYGLLGWKVAAIYMGTGLFIAIAAGWVIGRLKLENYIEDWVTQANIASAEIEEEKLTWNDRFIYGWDAVKEIIGRVWIYVILGIAVGAGIHGFVPEGMMASIMGKGTWWAVPLSVVIGVPMYSNAAGIIPVVEALLGKGAALGSVLAFMMSVIALSLPEMVILRKVLKPRLICVFVCVVACGILFVGYLFNTIL, from the coding sequence ATGAATTCGAGTACAGCCAATATCGGCTCAAACCCAAAAACCAAGTCTGCACTCATACTGAATTTATTCATGGGAGCTGCGGGTATTATTGTATGGTGGCTGGTATACCGGCAGCTGCCCGGATTATCCAAATGGCTGACATACGGCCTGTTTAAAATTACCCCGGGGTCACATCTTGGCGCGTCTATAGAATTTTTCCTTTATGATACGCCCAAAGTGATGATGCTGCTCTTTCTGGTGGTATTTGGTGTGGGCATTATCCGCAGTTTTTTTACCCCGGAAAAAACCCGGTCCTTTCTTTCCGGTAAAAGTGAATTTGCAGGCAATGTTTTTGCAGCACTTTTGGGAATTATCACCCCGTTTTGTTCCTGTTCTGCTGTACCGCTTTTTATCGGCTTTGTCACCGCAGGGGTGCCTCTTGGGGTCACGTTTTCCTTTTTAATTGCAGCACCCATGGTCAATGAAATCGCTGTGGGCCTTTTATATGGGCTTCTGGGTTGGAAAGTGGCTGCCATATACATGGGAACGGGCCTTTTTATCGCCATCGCTGCCGGATGGGTCATCGGACGATTGAAACTTGAAAACTACATCGAGGACTGGGTGACCCAGGCCAATATAGCATCGGCCGAAATAGAAGAAGAAAAATTGACTTGGAACGACCGGTTTATTTACGGCTGGGATGCCGTAAAAGAGATTATAGGTCGGGTTTGGATTTATGTCATACTCGGTATTGCTGTAGGAGCCGGGATTCACGGATTTGTACCTGAAGGCATGATGGCATCCATCATGGGAAAAGGGACCTGGTGGGCTGTGCCCCTGTCCGTGGTGATTGGCGTTCCCATGTATTCCAATGCCGCTGGTATTATTCCCGTAGTTGAAGCCCTTTTAGGCAAAGGGGCTGCATTGGGATCTGTCCTGGCATTTATGATGAGTGTTATTGCGCTCTCCTTGCCGGAAATGGTGATCTTGAGAAAAGTGTTAAAACCCAGGCTCATCTGTGTGTTTGTCTGTGTTGTGGCATGCGGTATTCTGTTCGTGGGCTATTTGTTCAATACAATTTTATAA
- a CDS encoding thioredoxin family protein, with product MEIKVLGPGCTKCVKAEKLVKEVVEETGVDASVEKVTDMLQIASYGIFGTPSVIVDGEVKCTGKVPKKADIKAWITK from the coding sequence ATGGAAATTAAAGTATTAGGGCCAGGATGCACAAAATGTGTAAAAGCTGAAAAGTTGGTCAAGGAAGTCGTAGAAGAGACCGGAGTAGACGCCAGTGTAGAGAAAGTTACTGATATGCTTCAGATTGCATCCTATGGTATTTTTGGAACGCCTTCGGTTATTGTTGACGGAGAGGTAAAATGTACCGGTAAGGTTCCCAAGAAGGCAGATATTAAGGCCTGGATCACCAAATAG
- a CDS encoding rhodanese-like domain-containing protein: protein MKAFDSLLKDMDFKFLSSGEHSMSIEGMRKVLGNDHFVFLDVRTDEEVKYLSFPFAVHIPMNELPDRLDEVPKDKFIVPFCSSVFRGALVYIYLKANGYKEVKGLTASSEDMATAFKPGPLAKM, encoded by the coding sequence ATGAAAGCGTTTGATTCGTTACTAAAAGATATGGATTTTAAATTTTTAAGTTCCGGCGAACACAGCATGAGTATCGAAGGAATGCGTAAGGTGCTTGGTAACGATCACTTTGTATTTCTTGATGTTCGGACAGATGAAGAAGTGAAATATCTCTCTTTTCCCTTTGCCGTGCATATTCCAATGAATGAACTTCCGGACAGGCTTGACGAGGTACCCAAAGACAAATTTATTGTCCCATTCTGTTCTTCCGTATTCCGAGGTGCTTTGGTCTATATTTACCTCAAGGCCAATGGATATAAGGAAGTAAAAGGGCTTACAGCATCTTCAGAGGATATGGCTACGGCCTTCAAACCCGGCCCCTTGGCTAAAATGTGA
- a CDS encoding sulfite exporter TauE/SafE family protein, translated as MASNILIISLLSFVLSFIFALGGVGSAVILIPALSWIGVPFNLARPTGLFVNCISMLAATWSNFKEKKLDVRLGLPIIASSIVMAPVGAWAGHFLPTRTLLLIFICFLFFSGTMMIFFKGSKYADQYREDRPLAGPLGVGVLAGIVSGLLGVGGGGIISPLMVIQGFNPKKVAMVTAFSVPFSSFSAFVTYAAMGSVSIKILIFAGLAGWCGGYLGTKVMQKKMKPQSVKRLLGGVLILIGIKFLWSMGLTDILQTVGGSG; from the coding sequence ATGGCATCTAATATTCTGATCATCAGTCTGCTTTCATTTGTATTGAGTTTTATTTTTGCTCTGGGAGGTGTTGGATCTGCTGTTATTCTTATTCCCGCCCTCTCTTGGATTGGTGTCCCCTTTAATTTAGCCCGTCCCACCGGGCTTTTTGTCAACTGCATAAGTATGCTCGCTGCTACTTGGTCTAATTTCAAGGAAAAAAAGCTTGACGTGAGATTAGGGCTTCCAATTATTGCATCGTCAATCGTCATGGCCCCGGTGGGGGCCTGGGCTGGTCATTTTTTACCGACCCGGACCTTGCTTCTGATTTTCATCTGTTTCTTATTCTTCTCCGGCACTATGATGATATTTTTTAAAGGATCAAAATATGCAGACCAGTACCGGGAAGATCGCCCACTCGCAGGCCCCCTTGGGGTTGGTGTATTGGCTGGGATAGTATCAGGGCTCCTTGGTGTTGGCGGAGGCGGTATTATCTCTCCATTGATGGTTATCCAGGGTTTTAACCCCAAAAAAGTGGCCATGGTGACCGCCTTTTCAGTACCATTTTCATCTTTTTCAGCGTTCGTCACCTATGCTGCCATGGGATCAGTGTCCATCAAAATATTAATTTTTGCAGGGCTGGCCGGCTGGTGTGGGGGGTATCTTGGTACCAAAGTGATGCAAAAAAAAATGAAACCCCAAAGTGTTAAACGCTTATTAGGCGGCGTCTTAATACTTATTGGAATCAAATTTTTATGGTCTATGGGTTTAACTGATATTTTGCAAACTGTGGGAGGTTCCGGATAA
- the mtaB gene encoding tRNA (N(6)-L-threonylcarbamoyladenosine(37)-C(2))-methylthiotransferase MtaB, whose protein sequence is MRKQTFYIESLGCKVNQYESDAIAARLEAHGFSRAGKAQSADICIVNTCAVTSRAGMQSRQETRKLIRKHPDATVIVTGCHAQTDPEQFRKISGVDLIVCHQDKSLIPEYLARKAADKDLFKFRRPEYGKSACFLKFVESDQPVFGKMTRAYLKIQDGCNQFCTYCIIPYARGASVSMPFDQVMTHVSSLNRIGFKEVILTGIHTGLYGLDLTPETSLTQLVKKMDEKRPVDQIRISSIEPNEITDELIHMAGPGHILCDHFHIPLQAGDNDVLARMKRPYSVEQFSEVIHRIHEILPYAGIGLDVIMGFPGETDKAFENTYQLVVDLPVSYLHVFPFSPRQGTPAWHFTPKVPSNKAKKRAALLRELGEQKRSAFIELNRGRVLQGLIQNQRDRHTGMLKAITTNYLTVFIEDEGDSQGIQDKLKGKIVNLKYDQSGNANCLVGQIVP, encoded by the coding sequence ATGAGAAAACAAACATTTTATATCGAAAGCCTTGGCTGTAAAGTCAATCAATATGAATCGGACGCCATTGCTGCCCGGCTTGAAGCCCATGGATTTTCAAGGGCAGGTAAGGCTCAGTCCGCTGATATTTGTATTGTCAACACCTGTGCCGTGACTTCCAGGGCCGGCATGCAGTCCCGTCAGGAAACAAGAAAACTGATCCGTAAACACCCCGATGCAACAGTGATTGTCACCGGATGCCATGCACAAACAGACCCGGAGCAGTTTAGGAAAATTTCCGGAGTAGATCTTATCGTCTGCCACCAGGATAAATCTTTGATTCCCGAATATCTTGCCCGAAAAGCAGCTGACAAAGATTTATTTAAATTCAGAAGGCCTGAATATGGCAAATCAGCATGCTTTTTAAAATTTGTTGAATCCGACCAGCCTGTATTCGGTAAAATGACCCGGGCCTATTTAAAGATCCAGGATGGATGCAATCAGTTCTGCACCTATTGCATTATCCCCTATGCCAGAGGTGCATCCGTATCCATGCCTTTTGACCAGGTCATGACCCATGTGTCAAGCCTGAACAGGATAGGATTCAAAGAGGTCATTCTCACAGGCATTCACACCGGGTTGTATGGCCTTGACTTAACGCCGGAAACCTCTTTAACCCAGCTTGTAAAAAAAATGGATGAAAAACGTCCGGTGGATCAAATCAGGATATCCTCCATTGAACCCAATGAAATAACAGATGAGCTCATTCATATGGCAGGCCCCGGTCATATTTTGTGCGATCATTTTCATATCCCGCTCCAGGCAGGGGATAATGACGTGCTGGCCCGTATGAAGCGGCCCTATTCAGTTGAACAGTTTTCAGAAGTCATTCACAGGATACATGAAATCCTTCCCTATGCCGGTATTGGCCTTGATGTGATTATGGGCTTTCCTGGTGAAACCGATAAGGCGTTTGAAAATACATACCAACTTGTGGTAGACCTGCCCGTATCTTACCTTCATGTATTCCCCTTCTCACCAAGACAAGGAACCCCGGCATGGCATTTCACCCCCAAGGTGCCGTCGAATAAGGCAAAAAAAAGGGCGGCGCTGCTGCGCGAGTTAGGCGAACAGAAACGTTCGGCATTTATCGAGTTAAACCGGGGCCGGGTTCTTCAAGGATTAATCCAGAATCAAAGGGACCGGCACACAGGTATGCTTAAGGCGATCACCACCAACTACCTGACTGTTTTCATTGAGGATGAAGGTGATTCCCAAGGAATCCAGGACAAACTTAAAGGGAAAATTGTTAATCTTAAATATGATCAATCCGGCAATGCCAACTGCCTTGTTGGCCAAATCGTTCCCTGA
- the mnmA gene encoding tRNA 2-thiouridine(34) synthase MnmA, which yields MPDSPVVAVALSGGIDSLVTGFLIKQRFKKVFGIHFTTGYETSLPDVSALASIFGFPVHTIDLSREFETRVVDYFISTYMAGKTPNPCLVCNLQIKFKKLFEHAQTLGADLMATGHYATVVNRYTCTREEIIQAWLERGADFTKDQSYFLSMLSPKILENLVFPLADFTKHQVRQLAGQHDLVPVVPNESQDICFLPDKNHWAFINAKTKIFPKPGPVVDSQGKTVGSHQGLHKFTVGQRKGINIPGPAPYYVKKIDIKTNTLHICFKSDLAQKRMAVEQIVWNYPEKENLKHIEVQIRSAHKAATAGLDWDDDTSGIVTFETPQNAITPGQAAVFYQENRVLGAGLISATQ from the coding sequence ATGCCTGACTCACCGGTTGTAGCCGTGGCACTGAGTGGCGGAATAGATTCCCTGGTGACAGGGTTTCTTATCAAACAGCGGTTTAAAAAAGTTTTCGGCATTCATTTCACCACGGGCTATGAAACAAGCTTGCCGGATGTCTCTGCCCTGGCCTCAATTTTTGGATTTCCCGTACACACCATAGATTTGTCCCGGGAATTTGAGACCAGGGTTGTTGATTATTTTATATCAACCTACATGGCCGGCAAAACGCCGAATCCATGTCTTGTCTGCAATCTGCAGATAAAATTTAAGAAGTTGTTTGAGCATGCACAAACGCTGGGAGCGGACCTGATGGCAACCGGCCATTATGCAACGGTGGTCAACAGATACACCTGCACCAGAGAAGAGATTATCCAGGCATGGCTTGAAAGGGGAGCGGATTTTACTAAAGACCAGTCCTATTTTCTATCTATGCTCTCGCCCAAAATTTTAGAGAACCTGGTGTTTCCCCTGGCCGATTTCACTAAACACCAGGTCAGGCAATTAGCCGGACAACACGACCTTGTACCGGTTGTGCCCAACGAGAGCCAGGATATCTGCTTTTTGCCGGATAAAAACCATTGGGCGTTCATTAACGCTAAAACAAAAATTTTTCCAAAGCCTGGGCCGGTGGTCGACAGCCAGGGAAAAACCGTTGGCTCCCATCAAGGACTTCACAAATTCACAGTAGGGCAGCGCAAGGGGATAAACATTCCGGGACCGGCACCTTACTATGTTAAAAAAATTGATATAAAAACTAACACCCTTCATATCTGTTTTAAATCAGATCTTGCCCAAAAACGGATGGCGGTTGAACAAATCGTCTGGAATTACCCTGAAAAGGAAAACTTAAAGCATATAGAGGTTCAAATCCGGTCTGCGCACAAGGCAGCCACTGCCGGTCTTGACTGGGATGACGACACAAGTGGAATCGTTACATTTGAAACACCCCAAAATGCGATAACACCTGGCCAGGCCGCAGTATTCTATCAGGAAAACCGCGTATTAGGTGCAGGTTTGATTTCAGCAACCCAATGA
- a CDS encoding NIL domain-containing protein: MYSKIVILDFPPRSAQRPIVCQLVKKYDLMFNILKARISSKKEGHMVLEISGAGKAAFDKGVTYLKEQGIQVSSPEHKIFKDEERCTHCGACTAVCPTGALYIKRPEMEVVFDREKCSLCERCLLTCPIRAMGLFSDDIKETA; this comes from the coding sequence TTGTATTCAAAAATTGTAATTTTAGATTTTCCACCCAGATCGGCCCAGAGACCCATTGTCTGCCAGCTGGTTAAAAAATATGACCTGATGTTTAATATCTTAAAGGCACGAATATCTTCAAAAAAGGAAGGTCATATGGTGCTTGAAATCTCTGGTGCCGGAAAAGCGGCATTTGACAAGGGGGTCACGTATTTAAAAGAACAAGGAATTCAAGTTTCCTCGCCTGAACATAAAATTTTCAAAGACGAAGAAAGGTGCACCCATTGCGGCGCATGTACTGCAGTCTGTCCCACAGGGGCGTTGTATATCAAACGCCCTGAAATGGAAGTGGTTTTCGACCGGGAAAAATGCAGTCTTTGTGAGCGCTGTCTTCTAACCTGCCCCATCCGGGCCATGGGTCTGTTCAGTGATGATATAAAAGAAACTGCCTGA